Genomic window (Acidobacteriota bacterium):
GGCTCGAGCGGGTGCACCCCGGGCTGGGAGGTGCGCGCATCGAGGCCTTCCGCGTCTCGCGGCAGCGCTTCGTGTTGCCGCTCCCCGCCCCGGGCCTCGCCCGGCGCGTTCCCGGCATCGAGCCGGCGATCCCGGGGATCTGGATGCTGAGCTCCGCGCAGATCCGCGACGGAACGCCGAACGTGAACGACACCCTCCGCCTGGCGCGCCAGGGCGTGGCGGCCCTGCTCGGGGCAGTCTCGTGAAGGAGGGGCAGGCCGTGACCGCGCGGGCGAACCGGATGCCGGCGACCTTGTCGCTGGACCTCGACAACGAGTGGTCCTACCTCCGCGTCCGCGGCGATGCCCGATGGCGCTCGCATCCGTCCTACATTCCGCGGCTGATCGACCTCGTTCTGCCGATCCTCGACCGGCTGAACGTTTCGATCACGTTCTTTGTCGTGGGCCGGGACGCGGAGATCGACGCCCACCGGGCAGCGCTCGAGGAGGTGGCGCGCCGCGGACACGAGATCGGGAATCACTCGCACGAGCACGAGCCTTGGCTCCACCTCTACGCCGAGAAGGATCTCGCGGCGGAGATCGAGCGGTCCACGGCGGCGCTTCGAAACGCCACGGGGCGCAGCCCGGTGGGCTTCCGGGGCCCCGGCTTCAGCGTCAGCCCCGCCGTGCTCCATGTCCTGTCGCGGGCCGGCTACGTCTACGACGCCTCGACGCTACCGACCTTCATCGGCCCGCTGGCGCGACTGTACTACCTGCGGACGGCGCCGGTCGCAGGGGAGGAGCGGGCCAAGCGCGCCCGGCTCTTCGGGCGATTCTCCGACGGATGGCGGCCCCTGCGGCCCTACCGGTGGCGGCTCGGGCCCCGGACGATCCTCGAGTTGCCGGTCACCACGGTGCCGCTGCTCCGCATCCCCTTCCACGTGAGCTATCTGCTTTTCCTGGCGCGGCGGTCTCACCTCGTGGCGACCCTCTACTTCCGCTTCGCGCTCCGTCTCTGCCGCATCCGACGGGTCTCCCCCTCACTGCTGCTCCATCCCCTGGATTTCCTCGGAGGCGACGAGGTGCCCTCGCTCCGCTTTTTCCCCGCGATGGACCTGCCCGGCGACCGGAAACGGCAGTGGGTCTCGGCCTGGCTCGACGCCTACGTCCGCGACTTCGATGTGCTGCCCCTTGGCCGGTTCGCCGAAGAGCTCTCCGGGGCCGAGCTGCCGGAGTTTCCGCCCGGCTCAACCGCCTCGCCGCCGATCTCGTAGACGCACCACTCGCCGAACGCCGCGAGTTTCCGCAGCGGCAGCTCCGCGTCGATGACGACGTGCGTGGCACCGTACCGGCGCGCCGCCTCGCGCACCGCGCCGGCGGTCAGCCGCCGGTAGCGCTCGGCCAGTTCCTCCTCTCCGGTTCCGCGACCCACGGGCCCGAGCAGCAGATCGCAGCGCTCGCGCCATTCCCGGAACGAGGTGTAGGGGTGATAGACGCGGCTGGCCACGATGGCGCGCCGCGAGACGGACCAGTTGCCCCGGAACCAGGGCGGCGCCACCAGAACCGCGTCCTCCGGAAGGCGGTCGCGGCACCAGCCCAGGGCCCGTTCGAGATCGGTCGGCGCCCGGAACCAGCTCGTCAGAGCCGGTCTGGCGGCGTCGGCGAGCCCGAACAGAGGACTGGGCACAGCGGCGAGCGCGGCGATCAGGAACGCTCTGAGGGCCATGCCCGCCTGCCGCCATCCCCCCTCCGCCGCCCATGCGCAGGCCCCGAGGAAGAAGAACAGCGGCGTCAGCAGGGGGAAGAGGCGGAACGGAAAGGTGGCCAGGAAGCGGTCGAAGCCCGCGACCCGGGCGACGCACCCCGCGGCAAAGACGGACGCGGCGGCCGCTTGCCACACGGTGGCGGCGCGCCAGAGGGGGCGCTCCCACAGTTGCGATCGGGCGACGAGGACGTTCACCGCGAACAGCACGCCGAGGAGGACGAGGCGCCTCACCGGCCAGGTCGCCGGGTCGAGGTGCTCGGGCATCTTGACGAGCGCCATGTAGCGCCACTCCTCCGCCGACGTCACCCCCCCGGGCGCGAGAAGCAGCGGGAGGATCCCGACGGCAGCCGGGACGGCGAACAGCGCCGCCGCCGCTGCGGCGCGGCGGGCGGACGGGGGCCGCCGCAGCGCCGGTAGGAGGGTGATCGCCCCCCATCCTCCCACCGAGGGATGAAGGGCGGTGGCGAGGCCCGCCCACAGCCCGGCCTTCTCCACGGCGCTCCGGCTCACCGCCCGGAGCGACAAGAAAAGGGCCGCGTAAGCGAACGTCTTCGCCTCGAAGGTCTTGAGCATCCAGCTCCGGGCCACGATCGACTGGCCCGAGCCGAGCCACAGCGCCAGGGCAAGAGCGGCCAGCGGCGCGGTGAGCCCAGCCTCGCGCGCGACGACGAGGAGGACCGCGAGTCCGCCAATCCATCCGGCGAGACGCCCCATCGCGCCGAAGGTCTCGATGTCGAACGGGATGCTCAGCGGACCGGCGATGTGATTGAACAACCAGTGCTCGGGTGCCGGCTGGCGGAGCGTCCAGTCGTTCGCGAGGAAGTCCGGGTGCCCGAGGCGGTAGAGCCGGATCAGGTAGAAGTTCTCGTTACCCCACGGGACCGCGCCTCCGTGCTGGAGGCCGGTCAGGACGAGAAGGACGGCGAGCGCGGCCATCCAATGGTGCCGGCGTCCCGGCGTGCGCTTGTCGTCCATGCCCTCCCTCCGCTTCGCGGCGTTCCGGCCCGTCAACCGCGCGCCGCACTCCGCGGCCTCCAGAACTCCCTCCCGAGAACGAGATCGCGATGCCGGCGCAGCACGTGGGCCATCCAGTCTACGTCCTCGTCGCGCAGATCCTGGTGCACGGGAAGCTCGACCACCGTCCGGCGCCACAGGTCCACCTGAGCGAAACGGCCCGGGGGGCAGGCCGGGTGATGGCGAGACCAGAACGAGATCGTCTCGATGCCGGCCTCGGCCAGGCGCGCCCGCAGCGCCGCCCGGTCGCGCGCGAGCACCGGGTAGGAGAGCGGGCAGGTCCCCTCGCCGAGCGGGGCGAGCGGACTGGGGGCCGCCTCGCCGGCCAGCTCGTGCAGCCGGAGGAAATTTCGCCGCCGGCGGCTCACGATCTCCGCCCGGCGGGCGGCACGCGCCAGCCGCGCCACCCACGGGGAGACGCCGAGATCGAGCATCTCAGGATCGAGCTCCTCGGTGTCGACCCCGACCACCTCCGCTCTTCCGAGGCGCTTGAGCAGGCGGGCCGTGCGGGTGGCCAGGTCGGCGGCTCCCCGCCGGAGCCTCCCCCCGCCGAGCCGCGCGGCGTCGAGCAGGCGATGCAGCGTGAACGCGGCGGTGGAGAGTCGATCGGGCCTGCGGGCCGGCCCGGGAGGGGCGTCGCCGCCGCGGTTCCAGCGGAGCATCCCCCCGTGCGGGACCGGAAGCGTCTTGTAGAGGCAGAAAATCGCGAAGTCGCCGAAGGAGCCGAGCGGCCGCCCCCCCTCCTCGCCGTAAAGCGACAGCGCGCAGTCCTCGATCAGCGGGACACCCGCCTCGTCGCACAGGCGCCGGATCTCGGCGATCGGCTGCGGACGTCCCAGGTAGTGGGTGACATACACCGCGGCGGGCCCTGCCGCGATCCGCCGGTGGAGCTCCTCGGGATCGGCGCGCAGGTCGGGACGAATGGGATAGAAGTCGAAGCGAACGCCCAGAACCCTGAGAACCTCGACCTCGATGCCGTGATGATAGGCCGGCATGAGAACCGTGCTGCCCGGACCGAGGCCCAACGCGCGCGCCCCTGCCCACAGCGCGTTGCGGGCCATGTAGTAGAAGCGCGATCGAGGATCGTCGAACGGCGGATCCGGAGCAGCCGGCTCCCTGGGGAGAACGTCGCCTGGGCGCAGCACCGGGTCGAACGTCACGTAGCGCGGCTTCGCCATCTCGCCGTCCAACGCTTGAGCCGCGGCACCGCGCCGAACTTCACCGCCTCGTGGAGCCGGCCCGCCGCCGTCGGAAGATAGAGGTACACCCAATAGACATCCCGGAGGGCCGGACGCCATTCCTGCTTGGCGGGCGTGACGTCGCCGAGAAAGTCGAACTCGCTCAGCCCTCTCCGGAAGGCGTCCCGGAGCAGTTCCTGCCACAGCAGCTGGCCCGGAGAATACCGCGCCATCTCCGGCGCGTACCCGATCTTCAGGCAGTACTCGCGGCCTTCGACTTCCAGGTTGAGATTGAACGCGATGCGGCGGCCCCCGGCGGTGAGGAAGCTGAGCCGCAGCCATCCGAGTTCGGCGGCGCGCGCGCACCACTCGGCGTAGAACGACGCCAGCTCCGGCCGGCAGCGGATCGCGCTGCCGCGGCGCCCCTTCCAGCCGGCCGCCTCGATCTCGAGAGCGTCGCCGAGAGCGCCCGCCAGCCGCTCTCCTCCCGTGACCGTTTCCACGGCGACTTCACCTTCCCGCTTCTCGAGGTTCCGGCGGCGCCGCCGAAGGTTGGCGCGGAACTTGGTGCGAAGACCCGCCTCGTAGGCCTCCCAGTCCCCTTCGATCCGGACGTAGGGAGACGGTACGGCCTTCCAGAGCCGGAACCGGCCGCCCGCCGCCTGCCAGCCCTCCAGCCAGGGGCGCAGACTCCGCGCGTCTCCCGGGACGAGCTCGAGGACGGCGGCGTCGCCGCGGTGGCGCAGCCACCGGAACAACGCCTCTCCGGCCTCCCCTGCGCGTTTCGGATCCACGAGCGGGGTGAACCGGTACGAGTGGTGGTTCGTCAGGGAGCGCCACAAGCGGGCGCGCGCCAGGCGCGCCGCGCCCGGGGGAACCACCAGCGGAAGGCCGAGCGCCGGCTCTCCGGCCGCGCGCAGCAGGAGCACCGCCGTGCGTCCTTCCGGTCCGAAGTGTTTCCAGAAGATCGAGACCCAGGAATGGCTGGCGAACGGATCGGCTGCGCCCACCGCGCGCCGTAACGCCTCCCATTCGGCCGCGCAGGCGTCGAAA
Coding sequences:
- a CDS encoding polysaccharide deacetylase, with protein sequence MPATLSLDLDNEWSYLRVRGDARWRSHPSYIPRLIDLVLPILDRLNVSITFFVVGRDAEIDAHRAALEEVARRGHEIGNHSHEHEPWLHLYAEKDLAAEIERSTAALRNATGRSPVGFRGPGFSVSPAVLHVLSRAGYVYDASTLPTFIGPLARLYYLRTAPVAGEERAKRARLFGRFSDGWRPLRPYRWRLGPRTILELPVTTVPLLRIPFHVSYLLFLARRSHLVATLYFRFALRLCRIRRVSPSLLLHPLDFLGGDEVPSLRFFPAMDLPGDRKRQWVSAWLDAYVRDFDVLPLGRFAEELSGAELPEFPPGSTASPPIS
- a CDS encoding DegT/DnrJ/EryC1/StrS aminotransferase family protein; protein product: MASGPPGCLLGVPLSSDGGGPAPRGGEVRRGAAAQALDGEMAKPRYVTFDPVLRPGDVLPREPAAPDPPFDDPRSRFYYMARNALWAGARALGLGPGSTVLMPAYHHGIEVEVLRVLGVRFDFYPIRPDLRADPEELHRRIAAGPAAVYVTHYLGRPQPIAEIRRLCDEAGVPLIEDCALSLYGEEGGRPLGSFGDFAIFCLYKTLPVPHGGMLRWNRGGDAPPGPARRPDRLSTAAFTLHRLLDAARLGGGRLRRGAADLATRTARLLKRLGRAEVVGVDTEELDPEMLDLGVSPWVARLARAARRAEIVSRRRRNFLRLHELAGEAAPSPLAPLGEGTCPLSYPVLARDRAALRARLAEAGIETISFWSRHHPACPPGRFAQVDLWRRTVVELPVHQDLRDEDVDWMAHVLRRHRDLVLGREFWRPRSAARG
- a CDS encoding GNAT family N-acetyltransferase, translating into MPEPAGRAAAANCEVEPIADRGRFDACAAEWEALRRAVGAADPFASHSWVSIFWKHFGPEGRTAVLLLRAAGEPALGLPLVVPPGAARLARARLWRSLTNHHSYRFTPLVDPKRAGEAGEALFRWLRHRGDAAVLELVPGDARSLRPWLEGWQAAGGRFRLWKAVPSPYVRIEGDWEAYEAGLRTKFRANLRRRRRNLEKREGEVAVETVTGGERLAGALGDALEIEAAGWKGRRGSAIRCRPELASFYAEWCARAAELGWLRLSFLTAGGRRIAFNLNLEVEGREYCLKIGYAPEMARYSPGQLLWQELLRDAFRRGLSEFDFLGDVTPAKQEWRPALRDVYWVYLYLPTAAGRLHEAVKFGAVPRLKRWTARWRSRAT